CCCTCGCGGATTCCGTCCGCGTTCGTGTCCTTCCATACGTCCAGGAAGTACTGCCCGGGCGGGATCGGTGTGAGGACGAAGTTGTGCACGCGAGCTCCGCTCTCAGGGATGAGCTCCGCGTACCACGGGTTGTTGTTCCACCATGCGGCTTCGCTCGTGTAGAGGCCGAGACGCGCGCCGGCGAGGTCGAAGGGGCCGGACGGATTGGCCAAGGAGACGGTCCCGCTGATTCCGGTCGGCCGGTCGACGACCACGACGACCACCGGGTGCGAGTCGACGCCCCCCTTCCCGTCGATCACCGAGACGAGGATCGAGTAGTTGCCCGGCGTGTTTGGCGCGACCCAGCGCGCCTCGAAGCCGCCGACGATGAGAATCCCGTGCGCCGCCTGATAGAGGTAGACGAGAGTGTCCCCGTCCGGATCGTGCGCGTAGACCGTGATCCGAAGAGTGTCCCCCTCGAGAATCGAATCGCTCGAGATGGCGACCGAGTCGATGACCGGCGAGCGGTTGTCGCCCGGACCGGCGGGCGGTCCATCGTCCCCGCACCCGGGAAGCCAAGCCGCGAGCGCGGAAAGGAGCACGATCGGAAGCGCCTCGCGGATTCGAACGGTGATCTCTTGCCTGTTCACGGCCGCGCTCCTCCGCCGAAACCGGCGGACCGATTTGAATCGGCCCCGACCCGACCCCTCCGTTCACCCGATCCGACGGATCAATCCGGCGTTCCGTTCACGCCCGCGCCGGCTACGCGCTCGGCTCAGTCGACGGGTTCTCGATCCCGAGCGCGGTCTCGAGCGCGGCGACCCTTTGTCGGAGCGTGGCGACCTCCCCTTCGAGCGCCCGGATGCGGTCTTCGGCCGCGCCGCCCGAGGGAGCCGGCTCGGGTGCTTCCTCGTCCGCTTCCTCGTCGAGCGCCTCCGGGCGTCCGGAAAGAAGATGCATGTACCGTCTTTCCTTGAAGCCTCTTCTCCGGGGAAGGAGCACGACCCACGGCTCTTCCCTCTCGGCGAGACCGCGAAGGATCTCGTGGACCTCGTCGAGACCGCCAAGCGGCGCCATGCGGCTCGCGCGGGTTCGGAGCTCGCCGGCGGTCTGCGC
The Candidatus Eisenbacteria bacterium DNA segment above includes these coding regions:
- a CDS encoding YceH family protein; protein product: MRELLNAQEVRVLGCLVEKERTTPEYYPLSLNALVNACNQKSNRDPAVSWLHADVAAVADGLRWKGWVVVVDEAGSRVEKYRHALAEKTGLSAAETAILAELMLRGAQTAGELRTRASRMAPLGGLDEVHEILRGLAEREEPWVVLLPRRRGFKERRYMHLLSGRPEALDEEADEEAPEPAPSGGAAEDRIRALEGEVATLRQRVAALETALGIENPSTEPSA